One Acropora palmata chromosome 2, jaAcrPala1.3, whole genome shotgun sequence genomic window carries:
- the LOC141874882 gene encoding gastric triacylglycerol lipase-like isoform X2, producing the protein MGKALFELYVVVASAALLVVVEDRSVEKCSDKLDPDVFRNVSQLIRSRGYPVEEHSVVTEDHFVLGVQRIPYGRAERSRRDPKHVVFLQHGLLADSSNWVQNYPDDSLGYILADNGCDVWLGNVRGNRYSRHNCHLAPCEPKFWDWSFQEMSAKDIPAMLEYVLNITGETQLYYVGHSQGTLIGFIAFSTIPHIAKKVKLFFALAPIFYLNHTSQFCRDLARDLQPYEELFHPSGEWEFLSGRFLDFLLEIGFCADNWSEKTCYNIAEFIFGYDDPNNNMSRVPVYLSNWPAGTSFKDILHFCQIILAGKCQMFNYGREGNLKHYHQVNHLGVRCREPFILLNPVLKKPREPVVRSSSGRSFHRAAPL; encoded by the exons ATGGGTAAAGCTCTTTTCGAACTTTACGTGGTGGTCGCCTCGGCAGCGCTACTGGTTGTAGTGGAAGACCGTTCGGTGGAAAAATGTTCTGATAAGCTTGATCCAGATGTGTTCCGCAATGTT AGTCAGCTGATCAGAAGTCGTGGGTACCCTGTGGAGGAGCACTCTGTCGTCACTGAGGATCATTTTGTTTTAGGTGTGCAGCGCATCCCGTACGGTCGAGCAGAGAGGTCGCGAAGAGACCCTAAACATGTGGTTTTCCTTCAGCACGGACTCTTGGCAGATTCATCAAACTGGGTTCAGAATTATCCTGATGACAGTCTTGGGTACATCTTGGCGGACAACGGTTGTGATGTCTGGCTTGGTAACGTTCGGGGAAACAGATACTCAAGACACAATTGTCACTTGGCGCCCTGTGAACCGAAATTCTGGGATTGGAG CTTTCAAGAGATGTCAGCAAAAGACATTCCGGCCATGTTGGAGTATGTACTTAATATCACCGGAGAGACTCAACTTTACTACGTGGGGCACTCGCAAGGAACCTTGATTGGATTTATAGCCTTCTCAACCATCCCACATATAGCCAAGAAAGTGAAGTTGTTTTTTGCCTTGGCTCCAATATTTTACCTGAATCATACTTCTCAATTTTGTAGAGATCTTGCCCGTGATTTGCAACCCTATGAG GAACTTTTTCATCCATCTGGCGAATGGGAATTTTTGTCGGGTCGCTTTCTGGACTTTCTCCTGGAAATTGGCTTCTGTGCAGACAACTGGAGTGAGAAAACTTGTTATAACATAGCAGAATTTATCTTCGGCTATGATGACCCCAATAACAATATG AGTCGTGTACCAGTATATCTGTCAAATTGGCCAGCGGGAACGTCTTTTAAAGATATCCTTCATTTTTGCCAA ATTATATTGGCTGGTAAATGTCAAATGTTTAACTACGGAAGGGAAGGAAATTTGAAACATTATCATCAG GTGAATCATTTAG GAGTCCGATGCAGAGaaccatttattttattaaaccCTGTCTTGAAGAAGCCTAGAGAACCTGTAGTGCGAAGTTCCTCTGGAAGATCTTTCCATAGAGCAGCTCCGCTGTAA
- the LOC141874882 gene encoding lipase member K-like isoform X1, with protein sequence MGKALFELYVVVASAALLVVVEDRSVEKCSDKLDPDVFRNVSQLIRSRGYPVEEHSVVTEDHFVLGVQRIPYGRAERSRRDPKHVVFLQHGLLADSSNWVQNYPDDSLGYILADNGCDVWLGNVRGNRYSRHNCHLAPCEPKFWDWSFQEMSAKDIPAMLEYVLNITGETQLYYVGHSQGTLIGFIAFSTIPHIAKKVKLFFALAPIFYLNHTSQFCRDLARDLQPYEELFHPSGEWEFLSGRFLDFLLEIGFCADNWSEKTCYNIAEFIFGYDDPNNNMSRVPVYLSNWPAGTSFKDILHFCQIILAGKCQMFNYGREGNLKHYHQDTPPVYDITKMTTRTAFFYGGKDGLANATDVRALIPQIRNLIVADFIRDFNHIDFVFGIDAGKVLYNRIVAIIETNLMN encoded by the exons ATGGGTAAAGCTCTTTTCGAACTTTACGTGGTGGTCGCCTCGGCAGCGCTACTGGTTGTAGTGGAAGACCGTTCGGTGGAAAAATGTTCTGATAAGCTTGATCCAGATGTGTTCCGCAATGTT AGTCAGCTGATCAGAAGTCGTGGGTACCCTGTGGAGGAGCACTCTGTCGTCACTGAGGATCATTTTGTTTTAGGTGTGCAGCGCATCCCGTACGGTCGAGCAGAGAGGTCGCGAAGAGACCCTAAACATGTGGTTTTCCTTCAGCACGGACTCTTGGCAGATTCATCAAACTGGGTTCAGAATTATCCTGATGACAGTCTTGGGTACATCTTGGCGGACAACGGTTGTGATGTCTGGCTTGGTAACGTTCGGGGAAACAGATACTCAAGACACAATTGTCACTTGGCGCCCTGTGAACCGAAATTCTGGGATTGGAG CTTTCAAGAGATGTCAGCAAAAGACATTCCGGCCATGTTGGAGTATGTACTTAATATCACCGGAGAGACTCAACTTTACTACGTGGGGCACTCGCAAGGAACCTTGATTGGATTTATAGCCTTCTCAACCATCCCACATATAGCCAAGAAAGTGAAGTTGTTTTTTGCCTTGGCTCCAATATTTTACCTGAATCATACTTCTCAATTTTGTAGAGATCTTGCCCGTGATTTGCAACCCTATGAG GAACTTTTTCATCCATCTGGCGAATGGGAATTTTTGTCGGGTCGCTTTCTGGACTTTCTCCTGGAAATTGGCTTCTGTGCAGACAACTGGAGTGAGAAAACTTGTTATAACATAGCAGAATTTATCTTCGGCTATGATGACCCCAATAACAATATG AGTCGTGTACCAGTATATCTGTCAAATTGGCCAGCGGGAACGTCTTTTAAAGATATCCTTCATTTTTGCCAA ATTATATTGGCTGGTAAATGTCAAATGTTTAACTACGGAAGGGAAGGAAATTTGAAACATTATCATCAG GACACTCCACCAGTCTATGACATCACTAAAATGACTACACGTACAGCTTTTTTCTATGGCGGTAAAGACGGACTTGCTAATGCAACGGATGTTCGAGCTTTGATCCCGCAAATAAGGAATCTTATAGTTGCGGATTTTATACGGGACTTCAATCATATAGACTTTGTGTTTGGTATTGATGCTGGAAAAGTGCTTTACAACAGAATTGTTGCTATTATCGAAACGAATCTGATGAATTAG
- the LOC141874882 gene encoding gastric triacylglycerol lipase-like isoform X3, with amino-acid sequence MGKALFELYVVVASAALLVVVEDRSVEKCSDKLDPDVFRNVSQLIRSRGYPVEEHSVVTEDHFVLGVQRIPYGRAERSRRDPKHVVFLQHGLLADSSNWVQNYPDDSLGYILADNGCDVWLGNVRGNRYSRHNCHLAPCEPKFWDWSFQEMSAKDIPAMLEYVLNITGETQLYYVGHSQGTLIGFIAFSTIPHIAKKVKLFFALAPIFYLNHTSQFCRDLARDLQPYEELFHPSGEWEFLSGRFLDFLLEIGFCADNWSEKTCYNIAEFIFGYDDPNNNMSRVPVYLSNWPAGTSFKDILHFCQIILAGKCQMFNYGREGNLKHYHQDNLQLNELFRRISVRRKSFPIFLQ; translated from the exons ATGGGTAAAGCTCTTTTCGAACTTTACGTGGTGGTCGCCTCGGCAGCGCTACTGGTTGTAGTGGAAGACCGTTCGGTGGAAAAATGTTCTGATAAGCTTGATCCAGATGTGTTCCGCAATGTT AGTCAGCTGATCAGAAGTCGTGGGTACCCTGTGGAGGAGCACTCTGTCGTCACTGAGGATCATTTTGTTTTAGGTGTGCAGCGCATCCCGTACGGTCGAGCAGAGAGGTCGCGAAGAGACCCTAAACATGTGGTTTTCCTTCAGCACGGACTCTTGGCAGATTCATCAAACTGGGTTCAGAATTATCCTGATGACAGTCTTGGGTACATCTTGGCGGACAACGGTTGTGATGTCTGGCTTGGTAACGTTCGGGGAAACAGATACTCAAGACACAATTGTCACTTGGCGCCCTGTGAACCGAAATTCTGGGATTGGAG CTTTCAAGAGATGTCAGCAAAAGACATTCCGGCCATGTTGGAGTATGTACTTAATATCACCGGAGAGACTCAACTTTACTACGTGGGGCACTCGCAAGGAACCTTGATTGGATTTATAGCCTTCTCAACCATCCCACATATAGCCAAGAAAGTGAAGTTGTTTTTTGCCTTGGCTCCAATATTTTACCTGAATCATACTTCTCAATTTTGTAGAGATCTTGCCCGTGATTTGCAACCCTATGAG GAACTTTTTCATCCATCTGGCGAATGGGAATTTTTGTCGGGTCGCTTTCTGGACTTTCTCCTGGAAATTGGCTTCTGTGCAGACAACTGGAGTGAGAAAACTTGTTATAACATAGCAGAATTTATCTTCGGCTATGATGACCCCAATAACAATATG AGTCGTGTACCAGTATATCTGTCAAATTGGCCAGCGGGAACGTCTTTTAAAGATATCCTTCATTTTTGCCAA ATTATATTGGCTGGTAAATGTCAAATGTTTAACTACGGAAGGGAAGGAAATTTGAAACATTATCATCAG